The following coding sequences lie in one Timaviella obliquedivisa GSE-PSE-MK23-08B genomic window:
- a CDS encoding class I SAM-dependent methyltransferase, with the protein MKLQSMLRLLVTGFGIVGLGIVGCTQTPVAEVRGQTSPAQSTAETAQNSAPAQNPAPVENTTPQTQPPELDVPYVPTPQVVVDEMLRIANVNKDDVLYDLGSGDGRIVITAARKFGTRGVGVDLNPQRVQEATQNAQRAGVSDRVQFRQQDLFDTDFSEATVVTLYLLPQVNLDLRPKLLNELQPGTRIVSHAFDMGDWKPEQVVEVDGKTIYYWTVPERGAENSVQ; encoded by the coding sequence ATGAAATTGCAATCTATGTTGCGGCTACTTGTTACCGGATTCGGCATTGTGGGTTTAGGTATTGTGGGATGCACCCAAACACCAGTTGCCGAAGTACGTGGACAAACGAGTCCGGCTCAATCGACGGCTGAAACTGCCCAAAATTCAGCCCCTGCCCAAAATCCAGCCCCTGTTGAAAATACAACTCCTCAAACTCAACCGCCTGAACTTGATGTTCCCTACGTCCCCACTCCTCAAGTCGTTGTTGACGAAATGCTGCGAATTGCCAATGTCAATAAGGATGATGTGCTGTATGACCTTGGCAGCGGAGATGGACGGATCGTGATCACGGCTGCCAGAAAGTTTGGTACTCGTGGCGTGGGTGTAGACCTTAATCCACAGCGGGTGCAGGAGGCAACTCAAAATGCTCAAAGGGCTGGGGTGAGCGATCGCGTTCAGTTCCGTCAGCAAGATTTATTTGATACAGACTTTAGCGAAGCCACAGTTGTCACTCTTTATTTGCTACCGCAAGTGAATTTGGATTTAAGACCCAAACTGCTCAATGAATTGCAGCCTGGTACACGCATTGTCTCTCATGCATTCGATATGGGTGACTGGAAACCGGAGCAGGTTGTAGAGGTGGACGGTAAAACTATCTACTATTGGACAGTGCCAGAAAGAGGTGCTGAAAACTCAGTTCAGTAA
- a CDS encoding amino acid permease, translating into MSLTKQPNLLERTADIGVPAPKRSLGLLDAIALIVGLVIGAGIFETPALVAANVESQTGILQVWLVGGIISFMGALCYAELATAYPHVGGSYNYLKRAFGQPIAFLFAWARMTVIQTGSIALLAFVFGDYASQLFRLGAFSPSIYAALAIVLLTALNLLGLKHSKRVQNWLAMATVLGLLLVIVIGLTLATPPASSPTPAAPASNSWGLAMVFVLLSYGGWNEAAYISAEIKNYQRNIVRSLLWGIGIITVLYLLINLAYLKGLGVAGMAQSQAVAADLMRQALGEPGSVLISLLVAACTLDSINATIFTGARTNYALGQDVSRFQFLGLWQERPSTPTTAYLLQGAIALALVLLGTITRNGFETMVEYTAPIFWFFFLLSSLSLLVLRVRDPDQLRPFRVPLYPVLPILFCVACGYLLYSSLVYTGVGAIVGIGVVALGIPFIQWHRQKYP; encoded by the coding sequence GTGAGTCTAACTAAGCAACCAAATCTGCTTGAACGAACCGCAGACATCGGTGTTCCTGCCCCAAAACGCTCATTAGGATTGCTTGATGCGATCGCCCTGATTGTAGGTCTAGTGATTGGTGCTGGAATATTTGAAACTCCAGCATTAGTTGCGGCTAATGTTGAAAGCCAAACTGGTATTTTGCAAGTTTGGCTGGTTGGCGGAATCATTTCGTTTATGGGGGCACTGTGCTATGCAGAATTAGCAACAGCATATCCTCACGTTGGCGGTAGCTACAATTACTTGAAACGGGCGTTTGGTCAACCCATCGCCTTCTTGTTTGCCTGGGCACGAATGACTGTCATTCAAACTGGCTCGATCGCTCTCCTGGCTTTTGTGTTTGGAGATTATGCGTCCCAGTTATTTCGCCTAGGAGCTTTTTCGCCTTCGATTTATGCTGCCCTAGCGATCGTGCTACTCACAGCCCTCAACCTTCTAGGACTGAAGCACAGCAAACGGGTGCAAAACTGGCTGGCGATGGCAACGGTGTTAGGGTTATTGCTGGTCATCGTCATTGGCTTAACCTTAGCAACGCCCCCTGCTTCCTCGCCTACTCCTGCTGCGCCTGCTTCTAATTCTTGGGGATTAGCCATGGTGTTTGTGCTGTTGTCTTACGGCGGTTGGAATGAAGCGGCATACATCTCTGCCGAAATTAAGAACTATCAGCGCAATATTGTCCGATCGCTCCTCTGGGGAATTGGCATTATTACCGTGCTTTACCTCTTAATCAACCTGGCATATTTGAAGGGATTAGGAGTAGCAGGCATGGCACAATCCCAAGCCGTTGCGGCAGATTTGATGCGGCAAGCGTTAGGAGAGCCGGGATCTGTGCTGATTAGCCTCTTGGTTGCAGCCTGCACCCTTGATTCGATCAACGCTACTATTTTCACCGGAGCACGCACCAACTATGCGCTGGGGCAAGATGTTTCGCGCTTTCAGTTTTTGGGGCTTTGGCAAGAGCGTCCTAGCACACCAACCACTGCCTACTTGTTGCAAGGAGCGATTGCCCTGGCACTAGTTCTTCTGGGCACCATTACCCGCAATGGGTTTGAAACAATGGTGGAATATACCGCTCCCATCTTTTGGTTTTTCTTTTTGCTCAGCAGCCTCTCACTGTTAGTGCTCCGAGTTCGAGATCCTGATCAACTGCGACCTTTTCGGGTGCCGCTGTATCCGGTTTTACCCATCCTATTCTGTGTTGCCTGTGGTTACTTGCTATATTCCAGTTTGGTCTACACAGGCGTTGGTGCGATCGTCGGGATAGGGGTTGTTGCCTTAGGGATTCCATTCATTCAATGGCATCGTCAAAAGTATCCTTAA
- a CDS encoding dCTP deaminase → MIKNDTWITTMSASGMISPFEPQLVRRVDGLPVISYGLSSYGYDLRLSASEFRIFKHIPGTVVDPKNFSPANLEPATLHTDGNGQYFILPAHSYGLGVALEQLKVPDNVTVICIGKSTYARIGLIANLTPAEAGWRGHLTLEFSNSSSADCRIYANEGIVQLLFLEGAPCAVSYEDRNGKYQDQVEKVTLARV, encoded by the coding sequence ATGATTAAGAACGATACCTGGATTACTACTATGTCGGCAAGCGGCATGATTAGCCCCTTCGAGCCTCAGTTAGTGCGGCGAGTGGATGGGCTACCTGTTATTTCCTATGGCTTAAGCAGCTATGGCTATGATTTGCGTTTGTCGGCTTCAGAGTTTCGTATCTTCAAACATATTCCCGGCACAGTCGTTGATCCCAAAAACTTCAGCCCCGCCAACTTAGAACCCGCAACGCTGCACACTGATGGGAACGGGCAATACTTTATTCTTCCTGCTCATTCTTACGGTTTAGGTGTGGCATTAGAGCAGCTAAAAGTACCAGATAATGTAACAGTAATTTGCATTGGCAAAAGCACTTACGCTCGCATCGGTTTAATTGCAAATTTAACTCCGGCTGAAGCGGGATGGCGAGGACATTTAACGCTAGAGTTTTCTAATTCTTCCAGTGCAGACTGCCGGATTTATGCCAATGAAGGCATTGTGCAACTGCTGTTTTTGGAAGGTGCGCCTTGTGCCGTGAGCTATGAAGATCGCAATGGTAAGTATCAAGATCAGGTGGAGAAGGTGACGTTGGCGAGGGTTTAG
- a CDS encoding P-loop NTPase family protein, protein MVSQLETPSRNPSSLPYTVEGLVQVFTCPHRSFFTSVMAQALRIAGQGTPVLIVQFLKGGIGQGIHNPVKLGQHLEWVRCDLPRCLDTPHLEQAEAIALLELWEYTQEVVARNQYCLVVLDELSLAINLGLISEAEVLDFLKNRPAQVDVILTGPEMPQAILDIADQITELRRSHRP, encoded by the coding sequence ATGGTTTCCCAACTAGAAACGCCGAGCCGTAACCCCAGTTCTTTGCCTTATACGGTAGAGGGATTGGTGCAAGTTTTCACCTGTCCCCACCGCAGCTTTTTCACTAGCGTTATGGCGCAAGCGCTGCGCATTGCGGGTCAAGGTACGCCCGTTCTGATTGTGCAATTTTTGAAAGGCGGCATTGGGCAAGGCATTCACAATCCCGTCAAGCTCGGACAGCATTTAGAGTGGGTGCGCTGCGATTTGCCTCGCTGCTTAGATACGCCCCATTTAGAACAGGCTGAGGCGATCGCGCTGCTAGAGCTTTGGGAGTATACCCAAGAAGTCGTGGCTAGAAACCAGTATTGTTTAGTGGTGTTAGATGAGTTGAGTTTGGCAATTAACTTAGGGCTAATCTCAGAGGCTGAGGTGCTAGACTTCCTAAAAAACCGTCCTGCCCAAGTCGATGTGATTTTGACAGGGCCCGAAATGCCCCAAGCCATCCTCGATATCGCAGACCAAATCACAGAACTTCGCCGGAGCCATCGCCCCTAA
- a CDS encoding type II toxin-antitoxin system RelE/ParE family toxin, with protein MAGLPPFSIESTDSFQRSFKKLEKVYRRKFLGMVEGILEGMIEDPYPLSSRQEPLPSKIQLPDGWTFHKLEFRISKGASGQLRLMYLVNSSTYVIRLLWIYSHEQFSKRPPDKDLKDVIREILDC; from the coding sequence GTGGCTGGCTTACCTCCCTTCTCGATTGAAAGTACTGATTCATTCCAACGCTCTTTCAAAAAGCTTGAAAAAGTTTATCGAAGAAAGTTCCTTGGAATGGTTGAAGGCATCTTAGAAGGGATGATTGAAGATCCCTATCCCCTCAGTTCTCGTCAAGAACCCCTGCCCAGCAAAATCCAGTTGCCCGATGGCTGGACATTTCACAAGCTGGAGTTCAGGATTTCTAAGGGTGCTTCTGGGCAGCTTAGATTGATGTACTTGGTCAACTCGTCCACTTATGTTATCCGTCTCCTCTGGATTTACAGCCATGAACAGTTCTCAAAACGTCCTCCAGACAAAGACTTGAAGGATGTTATTCGAGAAATTTTGGATTGTTGA
- a CDS encoding DUF4065 domain-containing protein: MVSCLDVSRYFIVKAYEDGREAQMTNMKVQKLLYYSQSLHLALYEQPLFNEEIQAWRYGPVCPPAYSFYSNFEAKQLPIPSKEFLAEIHDDAVTLLEEVWEYFGAHHAYLLSDMTHLEFPWKKARRGLHPNASSTEAILPEDMKELGKQKLRAIEREHPAYDLVMAEILKDVDSSQLSPRIVKGEVRGWLTSLLD, translated from the coding sequence ATGGTCAGCTGTCTAGACGTGTCTCGTTACTTTATCGTCAAAGCCTATGAGGACGGTAGAGAAGCTCAAATGACCAACATGAAGGTTCAAAAGCTTTTGTACTACTCTCAAAGCCTACACTTAGCTTTGTACGAACAACCTTTATTTAATGAAGAGATTCAGGCGTGGCGATACGGACCTGTTTGTCCTCCAGCCTATAGCTTCTACAGCAATTTTGAAGCCAAGCAACTTCCTATTCCCAGCAAAGAGTTTTTGGCAGAAATCCATGACGACGCAGTAACGCTCTTGGAAGAAGTATGGGAATATTTTGGCGCACACCATGCTTACCTCTTAAGCGATATGACTCATTTAGAGTTTCCTTGGAAGAAAGCTCGTCGGGGTTTACATCCCAATGCAAGCTCGACTGAGGCAATTCTTCCTGAAGATATGAAGGAGCTAGGAAAACAGAAACTCAGAGCTATTGAACGAGAGCACCCAGCCTACGATTTAGTCATGGCTGAAATTTTGAAGGATGTGGATAGTTCCCAGTTATCACCCCGTATTGTCAAGGGAGAAGTGCGTGGCTGGCTTACCTCCCTTCTCGATTGA
- the rph gene encoding ribonuclease PH, with translation MVWQRPDNRQPDQLRPMRFERNFTKFAAGSVLAHCGDTQVLCTVSVQPGVPRFLEGQGQGWLTAEYRMLPTATHPRHSREFMKLSGRTQEIQRLIGRSLRAALDMKVLGERTLLVDADVLQADAGTRTTSITGGFVALNDAIAQLLQSGELERSPIRHQIAAISVGLLDGIPYLDLNYPEDVAADVDFNVVLNDELNLIELQGTAEEGSYTRVQLNQMLDLAEKGIGEVMELQRQACSLRYPQEVASEIS, from the coding sequence ATGGTTTGGCAGCGTCCCGACAATCGGCAACCCGACCAACTCCGACCGATGCGGTTTGAGCGAAACTTTACCAAGTTTGCCGCAGGATCGGTTTTGGCGCACTGCGGCGATACGCAGGTACTTTGTACGGTTAGCGTTCAGCCGGGAGTGCCACGGTTTTTAGAAGGGCAGGGGCAAGGCTGGCTGACCGCAGAGTACCGGATGTTGCCCACTGCCACCCATCCCCGGCACTCTAGAGAATTTATGAAGCTGTCGGGGCGAACGCAGGAGATTCAGCGATTAATAGGGCGGAGTTTGCGGGCGGCGTTGGATATGAAAGTATTGGGTGAGCGGACACTATTGGTGGATGCGGATGTGCTGCAGGCAGATGCTGGGACACGAACGACTTCGATTACCGGGGGCTTTGTAGCGTTGAACGATGCGATCGCCCAACTTTTGCAATCAGGAGAATTGGAGCGATCGCCGATTCGTCATCAAATTGCTGCCATTTCTGTGGGGTTACTCGACGGCATACCCTACCTCGACCTCAACTATCCGGAAGATGTAGCTGCCGATGTGGACTTTAATGTAGTGCTCAATGACGAGCTTAATTTAATTGAATTGCAAGGCACGGCAGAGGAAGGCAGCTATACCCGTGTCCAATTGAACCAAATGTTAGATTTGGCAGAAAAGGGAATTGGCGAAGTGATGGAGTTGCAGCGACAGGCGTGCTCTTTGAGATACCCGCAAGAGGTCGCGTCTGAGATATCTTGA
- a CDS encoding translocation/assembly module TamB domain-containing protein, with product MTNSPNSGHQPEKTPSRRRRFLIRAGLVTGGVVLVGAIAAALYVRQFIQERLAPLIAESLSDTLNRPVNVGGVERVSLVGLRLGASALPPLKNDADQVKVEAIEVGFNLLELLWSRDLHFDITLVRPDAFIDQDEDGQWFKTKITTNESNSWITPQLDEIRVQEGRLVLAAAKQLRNDETGEIEQRPVPVLTNVEVRNVNGSATLQDKNQRIRFNVTGNPQTGGEMRLRGDINQTTESRKLTVEGQGLLAPTVNVLVPLPVTFLTGRASGKLDITLGTEEDPLLLNGRVRFRDGAMKIGAVPNTFNRLNGTVLFQDQRITFQDAQGRYGEIPARVSGGLDTEKGYDISIQVPKVSASTLLRTFDLNSPFAVAGVFGGNVKVSGAIATPKLTGVATSLEPAKIDQVTFANADTRFTLTADALAFDSIRATPTNGGLVTGRGVVRFGDRQSIAFNFRGQDLAGDAIARAYGSAPTFTIGNVNTTAQISGTYDNIQTVAQWQAPQATYPARGTVRVRGDLVEFRDTAVLVAGGMVRGNGELRQGRWNAVVQASGIRLNQFSADLRGFLSGTGRLSGSLADSSLAAIKAEGNLRFSEGIALIDQPLDTAVTWLGDRLRVNSATAPGFSANGFVFAQVEGTPEITNLDLNVRLQGYPVAALPIPTPEQIALRGNADFSGRLTGALDAVNVAGNLRLNQAAVNQVAFESALDGTFQYRANQFTRLDVRGDTDRIAFDLDGTNRPKSFYVQQGDTIATGRGQGDRLLADLQNFPLSILSFSPAAAYGLGAIEGQLNGRFDINLANLENPTVLGEVAIARPALGYINADELTGSFRYSNGIAVLNQGELVRANSRYQLSGSFNAAATQFQGQVTTEQGRIEDILTAFQWFDLSDFNRGISPPTYASAADVQASEVGRPGDRFINQLRRFSEVVALRNQMIAARQDASIIPDLAQLEGGFSGNVNVGFSPQEGFALDFGIEGRDWTWEDYDISLVTAGGSFRDGVLSLRPSRIQSGDSRVAFQGQIGADQQNNGQLVAENIPADAVSDLLNLNVPVEGNLNLNVGLLGTIGNPTVSGELTLVNGKVNNSPVPDLGVLIGYNDARLTVFGKRSNPFTLVGDIPYKFPFMTVEPSSDQFALKVDVENEGIALLSLFTDQVAWKGGEGQVNLQVNGTLRTLANGAIDFRPTATGSARFRDARFSAAALPEEDITNVTGDVLFANDRIQVQAQGLFSEGTIAAQGVLPILSPLETTDPAINTPLLVDLSNIALQMEDLYDGGVDGQVIVTGTALAPIIGGEVGLSGGRVFIPDAAPVATVSAGDTGTISSPRLNNLELTLGDRLRVTRDPILNFYARGKLNINGFLDNLNAQGTVLLRGGQVNLFTTQFRLAQGYESKAVFEPNRGLDPILDVRLVTSVPEVVRFPVPDNSPFAAAEVRDTTINDFGEIQTVRVQASVTGPASEFSQNLRLTSSPSRTESEIVALVGGNFINSLGSGGDAPLAIVSVAGSAFLSDFQNLIANTIGLSDFRIFPTTVLSDNARSSTLEIAGEVGFDVTRNLSVSLLQILTVQEPTQFSVRYRLNDNILLRGTTNLEGDSRAVVEFETRF from the coding sequence ATGACGAATTCTCCGAACTCCGGTCATCAGCCTGAGAAAACACCGAGTCGCAGACGACGTTTTTTAATTCGTGCAGGTTTAGTGACGGGTGGGGTCGTTTTGGTCGGGGCGATCGCCGCTGCGTTATACGTCCGACAATTTATTCAAGAAAGATTAGCGCCATTAATTGCTGAGAGCTTAAGCGACACCTTAAACCGTCCGGTTAACGTGGGCGGCGTTGAGCGGGTTTCGCTGGTGGGCTTACGGCTGGGCGCTTCGGCATTGCCGCCTTTGAAAAATGATGCAGATCAGGTCAAAGTAGAGGCGATCGAAGTTGGGTTTAATCTGCTGGAACTTCTGTGGAGCCGGGATCTGCACTTCGACATTACGCTGGTACGTCCGGATGCCTTTATTGATCAAGATGAAGACGGGCAATGGTTCAAGACGAAAATTACCACGAACGAATCGAATAGTTGGATTACACCCCAGCTTGACGAAATTCGGGTGCAAGAGGGCAGATTGGTTCTTGCCGCAGCGAAGCAACTAAGAAACGACGAGACAGGCGAAATTGAACAACGCCCTGTGCCTGTGTTGACTAACGTAGAAGTGCGCAACGTCAATGGCTCGGCAACGCTACAAGATAAAAATCAGCGAATTAGATTTAATGTCACCGGAAATCCCCAAACGGGCGGGGAAATGCGGCTTCGGGGCGATATCAACCAAACCACAGAGTCGAGAAAGCTAACTGTGGAAGGACAGGGCTTGCTGGCACCCACCGTTAATGTGCTGGTACCTTTGCCCGTAACGTTTTTGACAGGGCGAGCGTCAGGTAAGCTCGATATTACCTTAGGAACGGAAGAAGACCCGCTTCTCCTCAACGGTAGGGTGCGGTTTCGGGATGGGGCAATGAAAATTGGAGCAGTGCCCAACACATTCAATCGGTTGAATGGCACTGTTCTGTTTCAAGATCAGCGGATCACGTTTCAAGATGCGCAGGGGCGCTATGGCGAGATTCCGGCGCGGGTCAGTGGCGGGTTAGACACCGAAAAGGGCTACGACATTTCGATCCAAGTGCCAAAAGTCAGCGCTTCGACGTTATTAAGAACATTTGATCTAAACTCGCCTTTTGCCGTGGCAGGCGTGTTTGGCGGCAACGTTAAGGTATCCGGCGCGATCGCCACCCCCAAGCTGACCGGGGTAGCCACCAGCCTCGAACCTGCAAAGATTGATCAAGTGACCTTTGCTAACGCCGATACTCGCTTTACCTTAACGGCTGACGCGCTAGCCTTCGATTCTATCCGGGCAACGCCGACCAATGGCGGTTTGGTGACAGGCAGAGGCGTGGTACGGTTTGGCGATCGCCAGTCTATCGCGTTCAATTTTCGGGGTCAAGACCTGGCAGGAGATGCGATCGCCAGGGCATACGGTAGTGCTCCCACGTTTACCATTGGTAACGTTAACACCACCGCTCAAATATCCGGCACCTACGACAATATCCAAACTGTTGCCCAATGGCAGGCTCCTCAAGCGACTTATCCAGCGCGAGGCACGGTCAGGGTGAGGGGAGATTTGGTGGAGTTTCGAGATACGGCGGTGCTAGTTGCAGGCGGCATGGTGCGGGGGAACGGTGAACTGCGCCAGGGGCGATGGAATGCGGTGGTACAGGCATCGGGGATTCGGCTGAATCAATTTTCAGCAGATTTACGCGGTTTCCTGAGTGGAACGGGCAGGCTATCAGGCAGTTTGGCGGATTCGAGTTTGGCGGCAATCAAGGCAGAGGGCAATCTGCGCTTTTCAGAAGGAATTGCCTTAATTGATCAGCCCTTAGATACCGCGGTAACCTGGTTAGGCGATCGCCTGCGAGTCAACAGCGCTACGGCTCCCGGCTTTAGCGCCAATGGCTTTGTCTTTGCGCAAGTAGAAGGCACCCCAGAAATTACCAATCTTGATCTGAATGTGCGGCTTCAGGGCTATCCCGTTGCGGCACTGCCCATTCCCACGCCTGAACAAATTGCCTTAAGGGGTAACGCCGATTTTTCTGGAAGATTGACGGGTGCGCTAGATGCCGTGAACGTTGCGGGGAACCTGAGGTTGAATCAGGCAGCAGTTAATCAGGTGGCATTCGAGTCGGCGCTAGACGGGACTTTTCAGTACCGCGCCAATCAATTTACACGGCTTGATGTGCGCGGCGACACCGATCGCATTGCGTTTGATTTAGATGGCACTAACCGCCCTAAATCTTTCTATGTGCAGCAAGGAGACACGATCGCCACGGGCAGAGGGCAGGGCGATCGTTTGCTGGCTGATCTGCAAAATTTTCCTCTTTCAATTCTCAGTTTTTCGCCTGCTGCGGCTTATGGACTGGGGGCGATCGAGGGTCAACTCAACGGGCGGTTTGATATTAACTTGGCAAACCTGGAAAACCCGACCGTGTTGGGTGAAGTGGCGATCGCCCGTCCGGCGCTGGGCTACATTAACGCTGACGAACTGACGGGCAGTTTTCGCTACAGTAATGGTATTGCTGTTCTTAACCAGGGCGAACTGGTTCGTGCTAACAGCCGCTATCAGCTTTCGGGCAGTTTTAATGCCGCTGCCACGCAGTTTCAGGGGCAAGTGACGACTGAGCAAGGCAGAATTGAAGATATTTTGACGGCTTTTCAGTGGTTTGACCTGTCCGATTTCAACCGGGGTATTAGTCCACCCACCTATGCCAGCGCCGCCGATGTACAAGCCTCAGAAGTGGGTAGACCGGGCGATCGATTCATCAACCAACTCCGCCGCTTTTCCGAAGTCGTGGCACTGCGCAATCAAATGATTGCGGCTCGTCAAGATGCCTCCATCATTCCTGATTTAGCCCAACTCGAAGGCGGCTTTTCGGGCAACGTCAACGTTGGTTTTTCGCCTCAAGAAGGTTTTGCCCTGGACTTTGGCATTGAGGGCAGAGATTGGACTTGGGAAGATTACGACATTAGCCTGGTGACCGCAGGCGGCAGTTTCAGAGATGGGGTTTTGTCACTGCGTCCTTCTCGCATCCAGTCGGGCGATTCCAGAGTAGCGTTTCAGGGGCAAATTGGAGCAGATCAACAAAATAACGGGCAGCTTGTAGCTGAGAATATTCCTGCTGATGCCGTCAGCGATCTTTTAAATTTGAACGTGCCTGTCGAAGGTAATCTTAATCTTAACGTCGGGTTGCTAGGCACCATCGGCAACCCGACGGTCAGCGGTGAACTGACCTTAGTGAATGGCAAAGTTAATAATTCTCCTGTTCCCGATCTTGGTGTTCTCATTGGTTACAACGATGCTCGTCTTACCGTGTTTGGCAAGCGATCGAATCCATTCACATTGGTGGGTGACATTCCCTATAAATTTCCGTTCATGACTGTTGAGCCAAGCAGCGATCAGTTTGCCCTTAAGGTTGATGTAGAAAATGAAGGCATTGCCCTACTGAGCCTATTTACCGACCAAGTGGCATGGAAAGGCGGCGAGGGTCAGGTCAACCTTCAGGTCAATGGCACGCTCCGAACCTTAGCTAATGGCGCGATCGATTTTAGACCCACCGCCACAGGCAGCGCCAGGTTCAGAGACGCTCGGTTTTCAGCGGCTGCCCTGCCTGAAGAAGATATTACTAATGTCACAGGCGATGTTTTATTCGCCAACGATCGCATTCAAGTCCAAGCCCAAGGACTTTTTAGCGAGGGCACGATCGCGGCTCAGGGTGTTCTACCCATTCTCTCTCCCTTGGAGACCACTGATCCAGCAATTAATACCCCTTTATTGGTCGATCTCAGCAATATTGCCTTGCAGATGGAGGATCTATACGATGGTGGCGTAGACGGTCAAGTGATAGTCACTGGCACCGCTTTAGCGCCTATTATTGGCGGAGAGGTTGGGCTAAGCGGTGGGCGAGTGTTCATTCCCGACGCGGCTCCAGTGGCAACTGTATCGGCTGGTGACACGGGCACCATTAGCTCCCCCCGACTCAATAACCTGGAATTGACCTTGGGCGATCGCCTCCGCGTGACCAGAGACCCCATCCTCAATTTCTATGCCAGAGGCAAGCTCAATATTAACGGCTTCCTCGATAACCTCAATGCCCAAGGCACCGTGCTGTTGCGCGGCGGACAAGTTAACCTTTTCACGACTCAATTTAGACTGGCACAAGGCTATGAGAGCAAAGCCGTTTTTGAACCCAACCGAGGGCTAGACCCGATTCTGGATGTCCGTCTAGTGACTTCGGTTCCAGAGGTAGTTCGGTTCCCTGTTCCCGACAATTCTCCCTTCGCCGCCGCAGAAGTCCGAGATACAACCATCAACGACTTTGGCGAAATTCAAACCGTCCGAGTGCAAGCCAGCGTTACAGGTCCAGCTAGCGAGTTTTCCCAAAATCTGCGCCTGACCAGTAGCCCCAGCCGCACCGAATCAGAAATTGTAGCGTTGGTGGGAGGCAACTTCATCAACAGCTTAGGGTCAGGGGGAGATGCGCCGTTGGCGATCGTCAGCGTTGCCGGATCTGCCTTTTTAAGTGATTTCCAAAACCTGATTGCCAACACCATTGGTCTCAGCGATTTCCGCATCTTCCCGACCACGGTTCTGTCTGACAATGCGCGCAGTTCAACGCTGGAGATTGCTGGAGAAGTGGGCTTTGATGTGACTCGCAATCTCTCCGTTTCACTCCTGCAAATCCTCACTGTGCAAGAACCCACGCAGTTCAGCGTCCGCTATCGTCTCAACGATAATATTCTGCTGCGAGGCACAACCAATCTTGAAGGAGATAGTCGAGCGGTAGTAGAGTTTGAGACTAGATTTTAA